Proteins co-encoded in one SAR324 cluster bacterium genomic window:
- a CDS encoding YbgC/FadM family acyl-CoA thioesterase, whose translation MTESLLFCFPVTVYYEDTDITGVVYHANYLKYCERARSEILGAERLYQIHQQENLSFVVYRAEMNFRCGAVLGDRLEVQTQPTLTSPYRVQFLQNIIRSSNQQLLVKAVIELVC comes from the coding sequence TTGCTTCCCAGTGACCGTCTACTATGAAGATACGGATATAACTGGGGTGGTCTATCATGCGAACTATCTAAAATATTGTGAAAGAGCGCGTTCGGAGATTCTAGGAGCAGAACGCCTCTACCAAATTCATCAGCAGGAAAATCTCTCTTTCGTGGTCTACCGAGCGGAGATGAATTTCCGATGTGGCGCCGTTTTGGGAGATCGCCTAGAAGTGCAAACACAACCCACCCTGACCAGCCCCTATCGTGTTCAATTTCTACAAAACATTATACGCTCCTCTAATCAACAACTTCTTGTCAAAGCAGTGATTGAGTTGGTTTGCA